Proteins from a genomic interval of Ralstonia wenshanensis:
- a CDS encoding type 1 glutamine amidotransferase domain-containing protein gives MTPLQDLRIAILVDDLFEQAELASPKQALEDAGANVSIVAPKGPSVTGLHHADKGDTFKVDLTLDQAKADDFDGLVLPGGVFNADALRVVPAAQAFVKAFERAQKPIAVICHGPWLLVSAGLVRGRTLTSWPTLQDDIRNAGGMWVDREVVADRNWVSSRKPDDLPAFNRTFIELLAQHAHV, from the coding sequence ATGACCCCATTGCAAGACTTGCGCATCGCCATCCTCGTCGACGATTTGTTCGAGCAGGCCGAGCTGGCCAGCCCCAAGCAGGCGCTGGAAGACGCCGGTGCCAACGTCAGCATCGTCGCGCCGAAAGGCCCCAGCGTGACCGGCCTGCACCACGCCGACAAGGGCGATACCTTCAAGGTGGACCTGACGCTGGACCAGGCCAAGGCCGACGACTTCGATGGCCTAGTGCTGCCGGGCGGCGTCTTCAACGCTGATGCGTTGCGCGTCGTGCCGGCCGCACAGGCCTTCGTGAAAGCGTTCGAGCGCGCGCAAAAGCCGATCGCCGTGATCTGCCACGGGCCGTGGCTGTTGGTGTCTGCGGGCCTGGTGCGCGGGCGCACGCTGACGAGCTGGCCGACGCTGCAGGACGACATTCGCAATGCCGGCGGCATGTGGGTGGACCGCGAAGTGGTGGCCGACCGCAACTGGGTCAGCAGCCGCAAACCCGATGACCTGCCCGCCTTCAACCGCACCTTCATCGAACTGCTGGCGCAGCACGCCCACGTCTGA
- a CDS encoding alpha/beta fold hydrolase: MTTPLSIDAATAAADAALFPGFRPFRQMVNGVEIAGVIGGSGPPLLLLHGHPQSHVIWHKVAHELAHDYTVVATDLRGYGASSKPAGSARHAEYSKRTMAQDQVEVMRALGFGRFRLCAHDRGARVAHRLCVDHPLHVERAMLLDIAPTLAMYEHTDMAFATAYWHWFFLIQPAPFPETLINATPDFYIGKLMGLRHAGLEPFAPEAMATYAAAMREPACVHAMCEDYRAAATIDLEHDRADRDAGKRVSVPLRVLWGEHGVIQRCFKPLELWSAVAEDVSGGTVPCGHYVPEEAPEALLKEMRAYFA; encoded by the coding sequence ATGACCACGCCGCTTTCCATCGATGCCGCCACCGCTGCTGCAGACGCCGCGCTGTTTCCCGGCTTTCGTCCGTTCCGCCAAATGGTCAACGGGGTGGAGATCGCGGGGGTGATCGGCGGCAGCGGTCCGCCGCTGCTGTTGCTGCATGGCCATCCGCAAAGCCATGTGATCTGGCACAAGGTCGCGCATGAGTTGGCGCACGATTACACCGTCGTTGCGACCGATCTGCGCGGCTATGGCGCCTCGTCCAAGCCGGCCGGCAGCGCCCGGCACGCGGAATACAGCAAGCGCACCATGGCGCAGGACCAGGTGGAAGTCATGCGCGCACTCGGCTTCGGCCGCTTCCGGCTGTGCGCGCATGACCGCGGGGCGCGCGTGGCGCATCGCCTGTGTGTCGATCACCCCTTGCACGTCGAGCGCGCCATGCTGCTCGACATCGCCCCCACGCTGGCGATGTACGAGCACACTGACATGGCGTTTGCAACTGCTTACTGGCATTGGTTCTTCCTGATCCAGCCCGCGCCGTTTCCCGAGACGCTCATCAACGCCACGCCCGATTTCTACATCGGCAAGCTGATGGGCCTGCGCCATGCGGGGCTCGAACCGTTCGCCCCGGAAGCAATGGCGACCTACGCCGCAGCCATGCGCGAACCCGCCTGCGTGCACGCCATGTGCGAGGACTACCGCGCCGCCGCCACCATCGACCTCGAACATGATCGCGCCGACCGCGACGCCGGCAAGCGCGTGAGCGTGCCGCTGCGCGTGCTATGGGGCGAGCACGGCGTGATCCAACGCTGCTTCAAGCCGTTGGAGCTGTGGAGTGCCGTGGCCGAGGACGTGAGCGGCGGCACGGTGCCATGCGGCCACTACGTGCCGGAAGAGGCACCGGAGGCGTTGCTCAAGGAGATGCGGGCGTACTTTGCCTGA
- a CDS encoding Fe2+-dependent dioxygenase, with translation MLLKIPAVLTKGQVAQCRAAIDAAEWVDGKVTAGAQSGQVKHNMQLPEGSPAAREVGSLIQDALSANTLFFSAALPLKVFPPLFNRYAGGQTFGNHVDNAVRHLRGTDFRIRSDLSCTLFLTEPEDYDGGELVIDDTFGEHRVRLAAGDMVLYPSSSLHRVTPVTRGARVCSFFWLQSMVRSDAHRTLLFQMDTELQRLMGLLGQDDASVIALTGTYHNLLREWAEA, from the coding sequence ATGTTGCTGAAGATTCCCGCCGTCCTCACCAAGGGACAGGTCGCGCAGTGCCGCGCCGCCATCGACGCTGCCGAGTGGGTGGACGGCAAGGTCACGGCCGGCGCGCAGTCCGGTCAGGTGAAGCACAACATGCAGTTGCCCGAGGGCTCGCCAGCCGCGCGCGAGGTCGGCAGCTTGATTCAGGATGCGCTGTCCGCCAATACGCTGTTCTTCTCGGCCGCGTTGCCGCTCAAGGTGTTCCCGCCGCTGTTCAACCGCTATGCGGGCGGGCAGACCTTCGGCAACCACGTCGACAACGCCGTGCGCCACCTGCGCGGCACCGATTTCCGCATCCGCAGCGACCTCTCCTGCACGCTGTTCCTGACCGAGCCTGAAGACTACGACGGTGGCGAACTCGTCATCGATGACACCTTCGGTGAACACCGCGTCAGGCTTGCGGCGGGCGACATGGTGCTCTACCCCAGCAGCAGCCTGCACCGCGTCACGCCCGTTACACGCGGCGCACGCGTCTGCTCGTTCTTCTGGCTGCAGAGCATGGTGCGCAGCGACGCGCATCGCACGCTGCTGTTCCAGATGGATACAGAACTGCAGCGGCTGATGGGGCTGCTGGGGCAGGACGACGCATCGGTTATCGCGTTGACGGGGACGTATCACAACCTGCTGCGCGAGTGGGCCGAAGCGTAG
- a CDS encoding tetratricopeptide repeat protein: MPTHAATAAAAAADPAAVDAIHAVLTGPADRAARWLAGAAQRGHTEAQVIFGQWLLDGRGVERNPGEALFWFKTAALSGHAMAANMLGRCYEHGWGAPACDKTATHWYARAANAGLDWGQYNYATSLQLGRGIPANRARAFAFFRAAATQGHAKSINVLGGFYEDGWEVETDTAMALRFYLRAAEGGDFRGQFNAARLLAIADRPDEARTWMQAVPHTATPAFLAKAHDFLAGHPDARLRALARVLTIPSPCC; this comes from the coding sequence ATGCCGACGCACGCAGCAACCGCCGCTGCCGCCGCTGCCGATCCGGCGGCGGTCGATGCCATCCACGCCGTACTGACCGGCCCCGCTGATCGCGCCGCGCGCTGGCTGGCTGGTGCCGCCCAGCGCGGGCACACGGAAGCGCAGGTCATCTTCGGCCAATGGCTGCTCGATGGGCGCGGCGTCGAACGCAACCCGGGCGAAGCGCTGTTCTGGTTCAAGACGGCCGCGCTGTCGGGCCACGCGATGGCCGCCAACATGTTGGGCCGCTGCTATGAGCACGGCTGGGGCGCGCCCGCCTGCGACAAGACCGCCACGCACTGGTACGCCCGCGCCGCCAATGCCGGCCTCGACTGGGGCCAGTACAACTACGCGACAAGCCTGCAACTCGGCCGCGGCATCCCGGCGAACCGCGCTCGCGCCTTCGCCTTCTTCCGGGCTGCCGCCACGCAAGGCCACGCCAAGTCAATCAACGTGCTCGGCGGCTTCTATGAAGACGGCTGGGAAGTCGAGACTGACACGGCAATGGCCCTGCGCTTCTACCTGCGCGCCGCAGAGGGCGGCGATTTCCGCGGCCAGTTCAACGCTGCACGCCTGCTGGCAATCGCGGACCGCCCCGACGAGGCCCGCACCTGGATGCAAGCCGTACCGCACACAGCCACACCGGCCTTCCTCGCGAAGGCGCATGACTTTCTTGCCGGCCACCCCGATGCGCGTTTGCGTGCGCTGGCCCGCGTGCTGACCATCCCATCGCCATGTTGCTGA
- a CDS encoding TonB-dependent receptor, producing the protein MSAAQIERKRTEHSVVGYLTGAMSFAVVSAPALADTKKDAVSATLPEQTVTGTNGFKTDTASGAKFTAPLLDTPKSVTVIPAEVLQGTGSVTLTEALRTVPGIAFGAGEGGNPVGDRPFIRGYDAQASTFLDGLRDIGAQSREMFNVESVEVIKGPSGAYEGRGAAGGAVNIVTKTPKLEHFTEGTLSVGNAAYKRATADGNYQIGEHAAFRLNAMGHDAAVAGRDVTSFSRWGIAPSIAFGLGTPTQATLSYYHLQSNDTPDTGIPYNNGTFNRRTDGRPQLFAPGDGAPVNVDRNVYYGLSRDFRRDRADMGTFTLEHDVSTALKLRNTTRVARTSQDTIWTQPDDSQGNIYYGMVWRRTNSRYSVANTVANQTEATGKFETGGFKHSYAAGLEFSRERSRNDTYAVATGSNRCPNGVGAAGGYNCTDLFSPNPNDPWAGSIKLNNNPAETTVRTQSAYVFDTIELSPRWQVNGGLRFDRYSASATTSANAQGVRSSFSRDDNLLNYQLGLVFKPAQNGSIYVAYGTSSTPSGSVAGQGADTSALTPDRSGNRGDVLAPERNRAYELGTKWNVLDSKLALTAAIFRIETTNARIVQQDGTAAMAGNKRVDGFELGWSGALTNRWQVFGGYTYLKSELRNNGGAGAAFGGTNGTAFPNTPKNSFSLWTTYQPMPKLTLGGGAYYVSKVWGSTNPANPKWVPAYWRFDAMAAYRIDKHTTLQLNVQNLFDKVYFNQAYASHYASLAPGRTAILTLGIRY; encoded by the coding sequence ATGTCCGCAGCACAGATCGAACGCAAGCGCACCGAACATTCGGTGGTGGGTTACCTGACCGGCGCGATGAGCTTCGCCGTGGTTTCAGCACCGGCGCTGGCCGACACGAAGAAAGACGCCGTATCCGCCACCCTGCCCGAGCAGACCGTGACCGGCACCAACGGCTTCAAGACGGATACCGCGTCAGGCGCCAAATTCACTGCGCCGCTGCTTGATACGCCCAAGTCGGTCACGGTGATCCCCGCAGAGGTGTTGCAGGGCACCGGCTCGGTCACGCTCACCGAGGCGCTGCGCACGGTGCCGGGCATCGCGTTTGGCGCCGGCGAAGGCGGCAACCCCGTGGGCGATCGCCCGTTCATCCGCGGCTACGACGCGCAGGCCAGCACCTTCCTCGACGGGCTGCGCGACATCGGCGCGCAATCGCGCGAGATGTTCAACGTGGAATCGGTGGAAGTCATCAAGGGACCGTCGGGCGCGTATGAGGGGCGCGGCGCGGCCGGCGGGGCGGTCAACATCGTCACAAAAACGCCGAAGCTTGAGCACTTCACCGAGGGCACGCTGTCGGTCGGCAACGCGGCCTACAAACGCGCCACGGCCGACGGCAACTACCAGATCGGCGAGCACGCCGCGTTCCGCCTGAACGCGATGGGGCACGACGCCGCCGTTGCCGGCCGCGACGTGACGAGCTTCAGCCGCTGGGGCATCGCGCCGTCCATCGCCTTTGGGCTGGGCACGCCCACGCAGGCCACGCTGTCGTACTACCACCTGCAATCGAACGACACGCCGGACACCGGCATTCCGTACAACAACGGCACGTTCAACCGCCGCACCGACGGTCGCCCGCAGCTGTTCGCCCCCGGCGACGGCGCGCCCGTGAATGTCGACCGCAACGTCTATTACGGCCTGTCGCGCGACTTCCGCCGCGACCGCGCTGACATGGGCACCTTCACGCTGGAGCACGATGTGTCGACCGCGTTGAAGCTGCGCAACACCACGCGCGTCGCCCGCACAAGCCAGGACACCATCTGGACGCAGCCCGACGACAGCCAGGGCAACATCTACTACGGCATGGTCTGGCGCCGCACCAATTCGCGATACTCGGTGGCCAATACCGTCGCCAACCAGACGGAAGCAACCGGCAAGTTCGAGACCGGCGGCTTCAAGCACAGCTATGCGGCGGGTCTGGAGTTCTCGCGCGAGCGCAGCCGCAACGACACCTACGCCGTGGCCACCGGCAGCAATCGCTGCCCCAACGGCGTCGGCGCGGCGGGCGGCTACAACTGCACGGATCTGTTCAGTCCAAACCCGAACGACCCGTGGGCGGGCAGCATCAAGCTCAACAACAATCCGGCAGAGACGACGGTGCGCACCCAGTCGGCCTACGTATTTGACACGATCGAGCTGTCGCCGCGGTGGCAAGTCAACGGCGGCCTGCGCTTTGACCGCTATTCGGCATCGGCCACCACATCGGCGAATGCGCAAGGCGTGCGTTCGAGCTTCTCGCGCGACGACAACCTGCTGAACTACCAGCTCGGCCTCGTCTTCAAGCCTGCGCAGAACGGCAGCATCTATGTGGCGTACGGCACATCGTCGACACCGTCGGGCTCGGTGGCGGGCCAGGGCGCCGATACCAGCGCACTCACGCCGGACCGCTCGGGCAATCGCGGAGACGTGCTCGCTCCGGAAAGGAACCGCGCCTACGAACTCGGCACCAAGTGGAACGTGCTCGACAGCAAGCTTGCGCTGACGGCTGCGATCTTCCGCATCGAGACGACCAACGCCCGCATCGTGCAGCAGGACGGCACCGCCGCCATGGCCGGCAACAAGCGCGTCGATGGCTTCGAGCTGGGGTGGTCGGGCGCACTGACCAACCGCTGGCAAGTGTTCGGCGGTTACACGTATCTGAAGAGCGAGCTGCGCAACAACGGCGGCGCGGGCGCAGCTTTCGGTGGCACCAATGGCACGGCCTTCCCCAACACGCCGAAGAACAGCTTCAGCCTGTGGACGACGTATCAGCCGATGCCGAAACTCACGCTCGGCGGCGGCGCTTATTACGTCTCGAAGGTGTGGGGTAGCACCAACCCCGCCAACCCGAAGTGGGTGCCGGCGTACTGGCGCTTTGACGCCATGGCCGCGTACCGCATCGACAAGCACACCACCCTGCAGCTGAACGTGCAGAACCTGTTCGACAAGGTGTACTTCAACCAGGCGTATGCATCGCACTACGCATCGTTGGCGCCGGGCCGCACGGCCATCCTGACGCTGGGCATCCGCTACTGA
- a CDS encoding enoyl-CoA hydratase/isomerase family protein, which yields MDPELLIERRGQALWLTIRREDRRNAINAPVLEALTAALANAGRDASVRAVVLTGAGTRAFCAGADLQTGQSFRFDYSQPHQALADLFRQARRCTVPLIARVNGACMAGGMGLLAMCDLAVASRSATFGLPEVKVGVFPAQVLAVLQHQLPRRVLNELCLTGEPMSADRALAAGLVNEVVEPEALDEAVDALLARLLDKSPSAIRRGLYTLKQVESLSFEQAMAFTESQIGLFALTEDAQEGQAAFREKRAPNWTGR from the coding sequence ATGGACCCGGAACTCCTCATCGAGCGGCGCGGCCAAGCGCTGTGGTTGACCATTCGGCGCGAAGACCGCCGCAACGCGATCAACGCGCCCGTGCTCGAAGCGCTGACGGCCGCGCTGGCCAACGCCGGCCGTGACGCCTCCGTGCGCGCCGTGGTGCTGACCGGCGCCGGCACGCGTGCCTTCTGTGCCGGCGCCGATCTGCAAACCGGCCAATCCTTTCGCTTCGACTATTCCCAGCCGCATCAGGCCCTGGCGGATCTGTTTCGCCAGGCGCGCCGCTGCACCGTGCCGCTCATCGCCCGCGTGAACGGCGCCTGCATGGCGGGCGGCATGGGTTTGCTGGCGATGTGCGATCTGGCGGTGGCCAGCCGCAGCGCCACGTTCGGATTGCCGGAGGTCAAGGTCGGCGTGTTTCCCGCCCAGGTGTTGGCGGTGCTGCAGCATCAGTTGCCGCGCCGCGTGCTGAACGAGCTGTGCCTGACCGGCGAGCCGATGAGCGCAGACCGCGCGCTCGCCGCCGGCCTCGTCAACGAAGTTGTCGAGCCCGAAGCGCTTGACGAAGCAGTCGATGCGCTGCTTGCGCGGCTGCTCGACAAATCGCCGTCGGCCATCCGGCGCGGGCTGTACACGCTCAAGCAGGTGGAATCGCTCAGCTTCGAGCAGGCCATGGCGTTCACTGAAAGCCAGATCGGCCTGTTCGCCCTGACCGAAGATGCGCAGGAAGGCCAAGCCGCCTTTCGCGAAAAGCGCGCCCCCAACTGGACGGGCCGCTGA
- a CDS encoding acyclic terpene utilization AtuA family protein: MRKDTVSIGGASGFWGDSITGPMQLVASGRLDFLVFDYLAELTMSLLASARMKNPELGYATDFVSVAMRAVLKDALAQNIRIIANAGGVNPRGCAAALEALAAELGVNVRIAVVEGDDVTPLLPALRDEGVRELQSGRPLPDKVVSANAYLGALPIKAALDAGAQVVITGRCVDSAVTLGALMHQFGWAIDDYDRLAAGSLAGHILECGCQGAGGLHTDWEAVPDWAHSGYPIAECRADGSFIVTKPDGTGGLVTPATVGEQLLYEIGDPARYVLPDVVCDFTQVTMTQAGKHRVEVRGARGLAPTPDYKVSATYADGYRATGQLTVVGIDADRKAHRTAEAILERTRGLFRQLGLPDYSATHIETLGAAYLFGPHQPNVPRFESVMWLAVTHPNKQALELFAREIAPAGTSWAPGTTGAGGRPSVVPAIKQYAFLIDKARVQPRVTLLGEEDFDIAVPTGGAALEASAAAPASVALPPGPTREVPLIELAYARSGDKGDTSNIGVIARRPEDLPLLRAQLTEEAVAAYLAHVVKGRVTRYDLPGIHALNFVCEQALGGGGMASLRNDPLGKGMAQVLLTMPVRVPVDHS, from the coding sequence ATGCGCAAGGACACCGTTTCCATCGGCGGCGCCAGCGGTTTCTGGGGCGACAGCATCACGGGCCCGATGCAACTGGTCGCCTCGGGCCGCCTCGACTTTCTCGTCTTCGATTACCTGGCCGAGCTGACCATGTCGCTGCTGGCCAGCGCGCGCATGAAAAACCCTGAGTTGGGTTACGCCACCGACTTTGTGAGCGTGGCGATGCGCGCGGTGCTCAAGGATGCGCTGGCGCAGAACATCCGCATCATCGCCAACGCGGGCGGCGTGAATCCGCGCGGATGCGCGGCCGCGCTGGAGGCGTTGGCCGCTGAGCTGGGCGTCAACGTGCGCATAGCCGTCGTGGAAGGCGACGATGTCACGCCGCTGCTGCCCGCGCTGCGCGACGAAGGTGTGCGCGAGCTGCAAAGCGGCCGCCCCTTACCCGACAAGGTGGTCAGCGCCAATGCGTACCTCGGCGCGTTGCCGATCAAGGCGGCGCTCGATGCGGGCGCGCAGGTCGTCATCACCGGGCGATGCGTCGACAGCGCCGTCACGCTTGGCGCGTTGATGCATCAGTTCGGCTGGGCCATCGACGACTACGATCGGCTCGCCGCCGGCAGCCTCGCCGGGCACATCCTTGAATGCGGCTGCCAGGGGGCGGGCGGACTGCACACCGATTGGGAAGCCGTGCCCGACTGGGCGCACAGCGGCTACCCGATTGCCGAATGCCGGGCCGACGGCAGCTTCATCGTCACCAAGCCCGACGGCACGGGCGGGCTGGTGACGCCTGCGACGGTGGGCGAACAACTGCTCTACGAAATCGGCGACCCGGCGCGCTACGTGCTGCCCGATGTGGTGTGCGACTTCACGCAGGTGACGATGACGCAGGCGGGAAAGCATCGCGTCGAAGTGCGCGGCGCACGCGGCCTCGCGCCCACGCCCGACTACAAAGTGAGCGCAACGTATGCCGACGGCTATCGCGCGACGGGTCAGCTCACCGTCGTCGGCATCGACGCCGATCGCAAGGCGCATCGCACGGCCGAGGCGATTCTGGAGCGCACGCGCGGCCTGTTCCGCCAGCTCGGTCTGCCGGACTACAGCGCAACGCATATCGAGACGCTCGGCGCAGCGTATCTCTTCGGGCCGCATCAGCCGAACGTACCCCGTTTTGAATCGGTGATGTGGCTGGCGGTGACGCATCCGAACAAGCAGGCGTTGGAACTGTTCGCGCGCGAAATCGCCCCGGCCGGCACGTCGTGGGCGCCCGGCACGACCGGCGCGGGCGGGCGGCCAAGCGTGGTGCCGGCCATCAAGCAATACGCCTTCCTGATCGACAAGGCGCGCGTGCAGCCGCGCGTGACGTTGCTGGGGGAGGAAGACTTCGACATTGCCGTGCCGACGGGTGGCGCTGCGTTGGAAGCATCCGCTGCTGCGCCGGCATCGGTTGCATTGCCGCCCGGCCCGACGCGCGAGGTGCCCCTCATCGAACTCGCCTACGCGCGCAGCGGTGACAAGGGCGACACCTCCAACATCGGCGTCATCGCACGTCGGCCCGAAGACCTGCCGTTGCTGCGCGCGCAACTGACCGAAGAGGCCGTCGCCGCGTACCTCGCGCACGTCGTGAAGGGGCGTGTGACGCGCTACGACTTGCCCGGCATCCACGCCCTCAACTTTGTGTGCGAGCAGGCGCTGGGCGGTGGCGGCATGGCGTCGCTGCGCAACGACCCGCTCGGCAAGGGCATGGCGCAGGTGCTGCTGACGATGCCGGTGCGTGTGCCGGTCGACCATTCTTGA
- a CDS encoding acyl-CoA dehydrogenase family protein — translation MLSGLLPSARFDADHETFRETVRRFVDKAVMPNIDAWEEAETFPRALYREAADLGLLGIGFPEEHGGTPGDLFLELAMIEELTRAASGGLLASLFSHTIGAPPIVAGGSAELKARVLPEILAGEKISALAITEPSGGSDVANLTTRAVRDGDHYIVNGSKTFITSGMRADYITVAVRTGGAGAGGISVLLVEGDTPGLSRTPLKKMGWWCSDTAQLHFDNCRVPARNLLGAENRGFELVMRNFNHERLALAMQAYGLARTCLTEAVEWATQRETFGKRLVQHQVVRQKLVAMATRIEATRALLEDLMRRMQAGDAPVAQLCMLKNFATQSLQFCADTAVQLLGGMGFMRGTKSERIYREVKVYMIGGGAEEVLNDLAARQLGWA, via the coding sequence ATGCTCTCAGGTCTGCTGCCGTCTGCCCGCTTCGACGCCGATCACGAAACGTTTCGTGAGACCGTTCGTCGCTTTGTCGACAAGGCCGTGATGCCAAACATCGACGCGTGGGAAGAGGCCGAGACGTTTCCGCGTGCGCTGTACCGCGAAGCGGCCGACCTTGGCTTGCTCGGCATCGGTTTCCCCGAGGAGCACGGCGGCACGCCGGGCGATTTGTTTCTGGAACTGGCGATGATCGAAGAGCTGACGCGAGCGGCCAGCGGCGGTCTGCTCGCATCGCTGTTCAGCCACACGATCGGCGCGCCGCCCATCGTGGCTGGCGGATCGGCAGAATTGAAGGCGCGTGTGCTGCCCGAAATCCTGGCGGGCGAGAAGATCAGCGCGCTCGCCATCACCGAGCCCTCGGGCGGCTCGGACGTCGCCAACCTCACCACACGCGCGGTGCGCGACGGCGATCACTACATCGTCAACGGCAGCAAGACCTTCATCACCTCCGGCATGCGGGCGGATTACATCACCGTGGCGGTGCGCACAGGCGGTGCGGGCGCGGGCGGCATCTCCGTGCTGCTGGTGGAGGGCGATACGCCGGGCCTGTCCCGCACACCGCTCAAGAAGATGGGCTGGTGGTGCTCCGACACCGCGCAACTGCACTTCGACAACTGCCGCGTGCCGGCCCGCAACCTGCTCGGCGCGGAAAACCGCGGCTTCGAGCTGGTGATGCGCAATTTCAACCACGAGCGCCTTGCGCTGGCGATGCAGGCCTACGGCCTGGCGCGCACGTGCCTGACCGAAGCCGTGGAATGGGCCACCCAGCGAGAGACCTTCGGCAAGCGCCTGGTGCAGCATCAAGTCGTGCGGCAGAAACTGGTGGCGATGGCCACGCGTATCGAAGCGACGCGCGCCTTGCTTGAAGACCTGATGCGGCGCATGCAAGCCGGCGATGCACCCGTCGCGCAGCTGTGCATGCTGAAGAACTTCGCCACGCAGAGCCTGCAGTTCTGCGCCGACACGGCCGTGCAATTGCTTGGCGGCATGGGCTTCATGCGCGGCACGAAGTCGGAGCGCATCTATCGTGAAGTGAAGGTCTACATGATCGGCGGCGGCGCGGAGGAAGTCCTCAACGACCTTGCTGCGCGACAGCTCGGCTGGGCCTAA
- a CDS encoding SDR family oxidoreductase, giving the protein MYRSVFRPGLFQGQVAVVTGGGSGIGRCTAHELASLGAAVALVGRNAEKLAAVRTEIVEAGGTAHAYVCNIRDEAAVQATVAQIYGEHGRIDALVNNAGGQFPAPLKDISAKGWEAVVQTNLTGGFLMARECLNQAMQQRGGAIVNIVADMWGGMPNMGHSGAARAGMVNLTETAAFEWAQYGVRVNAVAPGYVASSGMDAYPPWMADTIRSMPSTVPLGRFATEAEVSSAIVYLLSEAAGFITGTTLRVDGGRPNVRPGAPMPAPRHGAAPFNGFHLAVTPKVLQDEEDRNAGT; this is encoded by the coding sequence ATGTATCGCTCAGTCTTTCGACCGGGGCTGTTCCAGGGGCAGGTGGCCGTGGTGACGGGCGGCGGCAGCGGCATCGGCCGGTGCACGGCGCATGAGCTGGCGTCGCTCGGCGCGGCCGTTGCGCTGGTGGGGCGCAATGCAGAGAAGCTCGCCGCGGTGCGCACGGAGATCGTCGAAGCCGGCGGCACCGCGCACGCCTACGTCTGCAACATCCGCGACGAGGCCGCCGTGCAAGCGACCGTTGCGCAAATCTACGGCGAGCACGGCCGCATCGACGCGCTGGTCAACAACGCGGGCGGCCAGTTTCCGGCGCCGCTCAAGGACATCTCCGCCAAGGGCTGGGAAGCGGTGGTGCAGACGAACCTGACGGGCGGCTTCCTCATGGCGCGCGAATGCCTGAACCAGGCGATGCAGCAGCGCGGCGGCGCCATCGTCAACATCGTGGCCGACATGTGGGGCGGCATGCCGAACATGGGCCACTCGGGCGCAGCACGCGCCGGCATGGTCAACTTGACGGAGACGGCCGCCTTCGAATGGGCGCAGTACGGCGTGCGCGTGAACGCGGTGGCGCCGGGCTACGTGGCGTCGTCGGGCATGGACGCGTATCCGCCGTGGATGGCCGACACCATTCGCAGCATGCCGTCGACGGTGCCGCTCGGGCGCTTTGCCACCGAGGCGGAAGTGTCGTCGGCGATCGTGTATCTGCTCTCGGAAGCGGCGGGCTTCATTACCGGCACGACGTTGCGCGTGGATGGCGGCCGGCCGAACGTGCGGCCCGGGGCGCCGATGCCGGCACCGCGTCATGGTGCCGCGCCGTTCAACGGCTTCCACCTGGCTGTGACGCCCAAGGTGCTGCAAGACGAGGAGGACCGCAATGCCGGCACTTGA